Proteins from a genomic interval of Rhodococcus rhodochrous:
- the ahpF gene encoding alkyl hydroperoxide reductase subunit F, whose protein sequence is MLDASLAAQLKSLLEKVTQPIELVSSLDDRPKSKELADLLDQIAGMSDLVTHVRDGEATRRPSFLIRRVGTDIAVEFAGIPLGHEFTSLVLALLQVGGHPSKEAVELLEQVRDLEGDFHFETYFSLSCQNCPDVVQALNVMCVTNSRIKHTAIEGSLFQDEVDARQVMAVPTVFLNGELFGSGRMNLEQIVGKLDSGSAERTAAAISEKDPFDVLVVGGGPAGATAAIYASRKGIRTGVLAERFGGQVLDTMAIENFSSVPYTEGPKFAAELENHVRQYDVDIMNVQKASKLTPAPTEGGLVEVELESGARLLSRSVVLATGARWRAMNVPGEQEYRNKGVTYCPHCDGPLFKGKRVAVIGGGNSGVEAAIDLAGVVAHVTLIEFDSVLRADEVLQRKLRSLPNVDIIVSALTTEVLGDGSKVTGLTYTDRTTDESRTLELDGVFVQIGLLPNTEWLSGTVELSPRGEIVVDDHGRTSVPGVFAAGDCTTVPYKQIIVSAGAGATAALGAFDHLIRTSAPAQAEEAVAATV, encoded by the coding sequence ATGCTCGACGCCTCCCTTGCCGCCCAGTTGAAGTCCCTTCTCGAAAAGGTCACCCAGCCGATCGAGCTCGTGTCGTCCCTCGACGACCGGCCGAAGTCGAAGGAACTCGCCGACCTCCTCGATCAGATCGCCGGCATGTCCGATCTGGTCACCCATGTGCGCGACGGTGAAGCCACCCGTCGCCCCTCCTTCCTGATCCGCCGGGTCGGCACCGACATCGCGGTCGAGTTCGCGGGCATCCCGCTCGGCCACGAGTTCACCTCTCTCGTGCTCGCCCTGCTGCAGGTCGGCGGCCACCCCTCGAAGGAGGCCGTGGAACTGCTCGAGCAGGTGCGCGATCTCGAGGGCGACTTCCACTTCGAGACCTACTTCTCGCTGTCGTGCCAGAACTGCCCCGACGTGGTGCAGGCCCTGAACGTGATGTGCGTGACCAACTCGCGCATCAAGCACACCGCGATCGAAGGCTCGCTCTTCCAGGACGAGGTCGATGCACGCCAGGTCATGGCAGTGCCGACCGTCTTCCTCAACGGTGAGCTGTTCGGCTCCGGACGCATGAACCTCGAGCAGATCGTCGGCAAGCTCGACAGCGGCTCCGCCGAGCGCACCGCCGCCGCGATCAGCGAGAAGGATCCCTTCGACGTCCTCGTCGTCGGTGGCGGCCCCGCCGGCGCGACCGCCGCGATCTACGCTTCCCGCAAGGGAATCCGCACCGGCGTTCTCGCCGAGCGCTTCGGCGGCCAGGTGCTCGACACCATGGCCATCGAGAACTTCTCCTCCGTCCCCTACACGGAGGGCCCGAAGTTCGCGGCCGAGCTCGAGAACCACGTGCGCCAGTACGACGTCGACATCATGAACGTCCAGAAGGCCTCGAAGCTCACCCCGGCCCCCACCGAGGGTGGTCTCGTCGAGGTCGAACTCGAGAGCGGCGCCCGGTTGCTTTCGCGCAGCGTCGTTCTCGCGACCGGTGCCCGCTGGCGCGCGATGAACGTGCCGGGCGAGCAGGAGTACCGCAACAAGGGCGTCACCTACTGCCCGCACTGCGACGGCCCGCTGTTCAAGGGCAAGCGCGTCGCGGTCATCGGTGGCGGTAACTCCGGTGTCGAGGCCGCGATCGACCTCGCCGGCGTCGTCGCCCATGTGACCCTCATCGAGTTCGACTCGGTCCTGCGCGCCGACGAGGTGCTGCAGCGCAAGCTCCGCAGCCTGCCCAACGTCGACATCATCGTCAGCGCCCTCACCACCGAGGTCCTCGGCGACGGTTCGAAGGTCACCGGCCTGACCTACACCGACCGCACCACCGATGAGTCGCGCACCCTCGAGCTGGACGGCGTGTTCGTCCAGATCGGCCTGCTGCCGAACACCGAGTGGCTCTCCGGCACGGTCGAACTCAGCCCGCGTGGCGAGATCGTCGTCGACGACCACGGCCGCACCTCGGTGCCCGGCGTGTTCGCTGCCGGCGACTGCACGACCGTCCCGTACAAGCAGATCATCGTCTCCGCAGGTGCGGGTGCGACGGCCGCGCTCGGCGCGTTCGACCACCTCATCCGCACGAGCGCCCCGGCCCAGGCCGAGGAAGCGGTTGCTGCGACCGTCTAG
- the ahpC gene encoding alkyl hydroperoxide reductase subunit C: protein MSLINKKIKPFKAEAFKDGAFVTVSDEDIKDKWAIFFFYPADFTFVCPTELGDLADHYEELQKLGVEVFSVSTDTHFTHKAWHGSSETIGKIKYAMIGDPTLQISTDFEVLREDQGLADRGTFLVDPDGVVQFTEVTAEGIGRNAAELVRKVKAAQYVRSHPGEVCPAKWEEGDDTLAPSLELVGKI from the coding sequence ATGTCGCTGATCAACAAGAAGATCAAGCCCTTCAAGGCCGAGGCTTTCAAGGACGGCGCCTTCGTGACCGTGTCCGACGAGGACATCAAGGACAAGTGGGCGATCTTCTTCTTCTACCCCGCAGACTTCACGTTCGTCTGCCCGACGGAGCTCGGCGACCTCGCGGACCACTACGAGGAGCTGCAGAAGCTCGGCGTCGAGGTCTTCTCCGTCTCGACCGACACGCACTTCACGCACAAGGCGTGGCACGGCTCGTCGGAGACCATCGGCAAGATCAAGTACGCCATGATCGGTGACCCGACCCTGCAGATCAGCACCGACTTCGAGGTCCTCCGTGAGGACCAGGGCCTCGCCGACCGCGGCACCTTCCTGGTCGACCCGGACGGCGTCGTCCAGTTCACCGAGGTCACCGCTGAGGGCATCGGCCGCAACGCCGCCGAGCTCGTCCGCAAGGTCAAGGCTGCTCAGTACGTCCGCAGCCACCCGGGCGAGGTCTGCCCGGCCAAGTGGGAAGAGGGCGACGACACCCTCGCTCCGTCGCTGGAGCTCGTCGGCAAGATCTGA